From a region of the Janthinobacterium sp. 61 genome:
- a CDS encoding ribonucleoside triphosphate reductase: MTTNAVSPTRGQVDVAASINEYLERRDWRVNANANQGYSLGGLILNVSGKVIANYWLDQVYPPEVGAAHREAALHIHDLDMLAGYCAGWSLRTLLHEGLNGVPGKIESGPPKHMSSAIGQIVNFLGTLQNEWAGAQAFSSFDTYMAPYIRKDSLRYEDVRQYMQELIFNLNVPSRWGTQTPFTNLTFDWVCPDDLREQIPVIAGQEMDFSYGELQAEMDMVNRAYIEIMMAGDAKGRVFTFPIPTYNITEDFDWHSENAERLFEMTARYGLPYFQNFINSELKPNMIRSMCCRLQLDLRELLKRGNGLFGSAEQTGSLGVVTINCARLGHLWRGDEQALMADLDRLLELGKTSLEIKRRTIEELMQQGLFPYTKRYLGTLRNHFSTLGVNGINEMIRNFSGDAYDITAPKGHALAVRLLDHVRARMVQFQEETGHMYNLEATPAEGTTYRFAREDRKRYPAILQAGTVDNPYYTNSSQLPVGYTDDPFEALELQDALQRKYTGGTVLHLYMTEALSDANACRELVKRALSRFSLPYITVTPTFSICPRHGYLAGKHEFCPICDAELIARKQAHPVPSLEETP; encoded by the coding sequence ATGACGACGAATGCAGTTTCCCCCACACGCGGCCAGGTCGATGTCGCCGCGTCCATCAATGAATACCTGGAACGGCGCGACTGGCGCGTGAACGCCAATGCCAACCAGGGATATTCCCTGGGTGGACTGATCCTCAATGTGTCGGGCAAGGTCATCGCCAACTACTGGCTGGACCAGGTATATCCGCCGGAAGTGGGCGCGGCGCACCGCGAAGCGGCGCTGCACATCCACGACCTCGACATGCTGGCCGGCTATTGCGCCGGCTGGTCGCTGCGCACCCTGCTGCATGAAGGCTTGAATGGCGTGCCGGGCAAGATCGAATCGGGTCCGCCGAAACACATGTCGAGCGCCATCGGCCAGATCGTCAATTTTCTGGGCACCCTGCAAAACGAGTGGGCCGGCGCCCAGGCGTTCAGCTCCTTCGACACCTACATGGCACCCTACATCCGCAAGGACAGCCTGCGCTACGAAGACGTGCGCCAGTATATGCAGGAGCTGATCTTCAACCTCAACGTGCCATCGCGCTGGGGCACGCAGACGCCGTTTACCAACCTCACCTTCGACTGGGTCTGCCCGGACGACCTGCGCGAGCAGATTCCCGTCATCGCCGGCCAGGAGATGGACTTCAGCTATGGCGAGCTGCAGGCGGAAATGGACATGGTCAACCGCGCCTACATCGAGATCATGATGGCGGGCGACGCCAAGGGCCGCGTCTTCACCTTCCCCATCCCCACCTATAACATCACCGAAGATTTCGACTGGCATAGCGAGAATGCAGAACGCCTATTCGAAATGACGGCCCGCTACGGCCTGCCCTACTTCCAGAATTTCATCAATTCGGAACTCAAGCCGAACATGATCCGCTCCATGTGCTGCCGATTGCAACTGGACTTGCGCGAACTGCTGAAAAGGGGCAATGGCCTGTTTGGTTCCGCCGAGCAGACGGGCTCCCTGGGCGTGGTGACGATCAATTGCGCGCGCCTGGGCCACTTGTGGCGCGGCGACGAGCAAGCCTTGATGGCGGACCTGGACCGCCTGCTGGAACTGGGCAAAACCAGCCTGGAAATCAAGCGCCGCACCATCGAGGAATTGATGCAGCAAGGCTTGTTCCCGTACACGAAGCGTTACCTGGGCACCTTGCGCAATCACTTTTCCACCCTGGGCGTGAACGGCATCAACGAGATGATCCGCAATTTCAGCGGCGACGCTTACGACATCACGGCGCCGAAAGGCCATGCGCTGGCCGTGCGCCTGCTCGACCACGTGCGCGCCCGCATGGTGCAATTCCAGGAAGAGACAGGCCATATGTACAACCTGGAAGCGACGCCGGCCGAGGGCACCACCTACCGCTTCGCCCGCGAAGACCGCAAGCGCTATCCCGCCATCCTGCAGGCCGGCACGGTCGACAATCCGTATTACACGAACTCGTCGCAGCTGCCCGTCGGCTACACGGACGACCCGTTCGAAGCGCTGGAATTGCAGGATGCGCTGCAGCGCAAGTACACGGGCGGCACGGTGCTGCACCTGTACATGACGGAAGCGCTGTCCGACGCCAACGCCTGCCGCGAACTGGTGAAACGCGCCCTGAGCCGCTTCTCGCTGCCCTACATCACGGTCACGCCCACCTTCTCCATCTGCCCGCGACACGGCTACCTGGCCGGCAAACATGAATTCTGCCCCATTTGCGACGCGGAACTGATCGCCCGCAAACAAGCCCACCCTGTTCCATCACTTGAGGAAACGCCATGA